Below is a window of Acidobacteriota bacterium DNA.
CATCGCCCGCTTCCGAGCCGGCCGCTGGTCCGGCGACGAGGAGGTCTCCGAGCCCGAGCGGGCGACTGCTTGAGCTAGAAGAGACCGGGCAGCAGCGTCTGCGCGGTCCAGAAACCCAAGAACGTCCCCAGCGCCAGCCCCAGGGAGCCCACCAGCACCCCCGGCAGCACCAGGTCGTTGCGGCCCAGGCTCCGCGCCAGGGCCAGCGCCGACGTTGCGCCGCCGATATTCGCCTGGGACGCCACCGCCGCCACCCCCAGATCGATGTCCAGCAGCCACGCGGCACCGAAGGTGATGGCGCCGTGGACCACCGCCACCGTGGCGGCGAAGAGCAGTAGCGTGCCCCCCAGCTCGCCGATCTCCGCCAGCGCTCCCAGGTCGCAGAAGGCGCCAATCACCGCCAGGAAAAGATAGACCGCAAACATCCCCAGCGACCGCGCCCCCTTGAGCCGCGCCACCGCGGGGATCTGCGCCAGTCCCAGAGCCAGGGCGGTGAGGATCAAGATCGAAGGAACGGGCCAGCCTACCCCGGCGAGGAGCGCCGCCAGCCAATCCGACACCCACAGCCCGCCCAGCCCCAACGCCAGGATCAGCCCCAGATCCAGCGGGTGGAGATCCTCCGTGTCGTCCTCGATGCCCAGCAGCACCTCCCCCTGGCCTGCCTCTTCCGCCATCTCCACCCCGCGCTTCTTCCACAGCGGTAGCAGAACCCGCGGCAACGCCAGCGTCGCCATCATCCACGCCGCCGTGACGATGTTGTCCACCACCACCGCCCCGCCGAAGAGCACCCCCTCGCGCATCACTTCGTAGTGCAAGGCCAGCGCGTTGAAATTGACGCTGCCGCCGGTGTACGTGCCCACGAACATGCCCCCCAGGGCAGCGTAGAGCTCCCCGATGGAGCTCGGCCCCTGGATCACCACCATCCCCGCCAGCACCCCCGCCACGGTGCCCAACGACCCGATGAGGAAGAGCGCGATGATCGGCCCGCCGGCGCGCAACAAATCCCGCAGATTGACCGCCAGCAGCAGCCACAAAATCGACAGCGGCGCCACCACCGAAAAGATAAAGCCGTACACCGGCACCGGGTTCTCCGGCGTCGAGGTGGTCGGCAACCCCCCGAGATTCGCCACCACCGCCGTCAACAGGATTACCAACAGCGCTGACCCCACATGCCGCAACGCCGTCCGCCGCACCAACCACTCCGACGCCGCCACCAACAAACACAACACCGCCAGCACATACACCGTGTCGAAGCTCACCGCTCGTCCCTCCCAGGATGCCTAGATTTTCCGCCCAGATTGCGCCGGCAGCCTAGCACCCCCACCGCCTTCCCCCACCAGGTGAGCTAGAATCCCATGCGGAAGCGCTCAGGGGCTGGTGCCTCTCGCGGTCTTCAAAACCGTTGTCCCGGGTCGGAAGCGGCTCGGGGGGTGGGTTCGATTCCCATGCGTTTCCGCCACTTTTTCCCTTCCCACAACGCGATACCCTGTGGGAGCGCTCTCTGCAAAAAGGGGCGCCGCGGCCGACAGGACCCAAGGGGAGCAGGGCTGCCCTGAAAACACCCCCAACCGCAAGGCCCATTTCCATCCTCGTGGGTGATTCGGAGAAGCATCCCCGACTGTTGAAGCCGATCCTGTCAGGACAGTGCAGCTTCTTCGCCACAGCGGAGCCCTGAGCCACAGCGGAGCCCCGGAGGGGCGGCGGCATCTAGCCCGGGGCGCGAGCCCCGGGTGTGCGATCCGAAGAGTCCCCAAGCCCCGGAGGGGCGACAGGAACTTCAAAGCGGGCACGGAGCTGCTCAAGGGTTTGGCTGGTAGGGCTGTAGGAAGGGAGGCTCATGCGCACCGCTCAGGAATCACGCAGCTCGCGCAGAGTCTTGCCGGTCCACTCCGGCGGTACGCCGAGGCCAAGCGGACGGTCGAACTCTGCCTCCGTTCGCTTGCCGGAGAGAATGTGCTGCCAGTCGGCTTCAGTCATCGGCTCGGCAGGGCCCTCAAACCAGCGCGCCATCTCAGCCTCAACGGCCTGC
It encodes the following:
- a CDS encoding DUF819 family protein — its product is MSFDTVYVLAVLCLLVAASEWLVRRTALRHVGSALLVILLTAVVANLGGLPTTSTPENPVPVYGFIFSVVAPLSILWLLLAVNLRDLLRAGGPIIALFLIGSLGTVAGVLAGMVVIQGPSSIGELYAALGGMFVGTYTGGSVNFNALALHYEVMREGVLFGGAVVVDNIVTAAWMMATLALPRVLLPLWKKRGVEMAEEAGQGEVLLGIEDDTEDLHPLDLGLILALGLGGLWVSDWLAALLAGVGWPVPSILILTALALGLAQIPAVARLKGARSLGMFAVYLFLAVIGAFCDLGALAEIGELGGTLLLFAATVAVVHGAITFGAAWLLDIDLGVAAVASQANIGGATSALALARSLGRNDLVLPGVLVGSLGLALGTFLGFWTAQTLLPGLF